The DNA region GAGTCCGAGAATCGCGGTTGACCCGCAAAGGGTCTCGAGACTTCGGCTAATAGTCGGAGGATTTTGAACGGTGACTCCGGTCGggtgctttcttctctgtccggCGATCTCACGCCAAGACAACAACACTCTCCGCTGGGCCATTGCACAGGCGAAGGCTGTgagagaccgcgaggaaggccgcAACCGGGGTTGGAACGACATCCAGGGACAAAAAGGACGGAGTGGACCGAGAGAATCCTTCCTCGCAGTCTCAAACTCGCGACTACTCAGATCCAACAGCTGAGCCGCGCCTAGCCGGCGGTCTCTGTGTGCTCGATTTCTGCGGATGGGGAAGCGGAGGAACCTTTTTCAGTTCCGGTGTGCTGGAAATCTCGAGGGGCCAGGTGGTTTAACGAACCGGCGCACAAGTCAAATCTCCGCAAGTGGAGACTCTCTCGGTCCTTGCGTCCTCCCCGACTGCGCTTCTGCCGGAAAACAGCAGAGCGTAGGCCCCGTCATCTCCCGAGCTTCTTTTGAAAGGCCGTGCCACCACCTCGAAAAGACATCTTGAGAACGCCAGAGagatctcctctctcccgcacATTCTCCAGTGCCCGTTCTTGTCGCCAGTGCGAAGGAGTGCTTCCTTgatggacagagagagacacgaaaagagagcacAGCGAGACGGGGGAGACTGTGAGAGGCGACCGGGCGTAAGAGGAGAAATCGGCCCGACGGGGACGCGCGTTTTTCACCTCAAGATTTTCACCCACCTCCACCGTGGTGTGAAGGCACGAGGGTacgcctcttctttgctcAGCCTATGTTTCccttccggctcttcctcacaggattcccgtcttcttccagtcTTTTCTGGcttcgctgctgcgcctgtatctgcctctctctcgtctttaTTCGTGTGATCCTGCTCACCTGCGGCCTTTCCCGGGACACGCGGTTCTTGCTGACCGGTTCGACCTCCGCTTCTGacccgtctctccgcagcacacacagacacgccAGTGGCAAATCAGTCGTCGGAGAGCGAATTCCTCATCTATCCCTCGTCCTGTGCCTCGGTTTCCCCCACTCTTCCTCGAGGCCTCCTCCTTCCTGGGTCTCAGGGCTTTCTACTCTATTCGCTGCCGAGATCGTCTTATATCGATATCTCTGGTTTGTGCCTCTCTTGGGGTTGGACTCCTTTTTTCGGCTCTGcccccgcctcttcttcagagaggcgaaggaaagagcctAGGGCGGAGGGTGTCGACACAGGTGTTCCGTGCGCGTGCAAACATCGCGAAAATGGAAAAGaatctcttctccctcagcCGCGACGCCCGGCGACACCAGACGCCCGGCGGCGTTGCCCACGGCGCGCACTCTGAggcttttctttctcgccttaCCGACAGACGGAAACTAGAAGGTACCTCTCCAACACCCTGTTGACACGCCTGCTCTGTACTCTCCGGTTATCTCTAATCAAAGCCGTTTGCAGCTCTGTATCTACGAATGCTGTTTTTCGGACGCATAGGCGCATTTAAGTGTGCAGCTATCAATCTCTGTACTTACTCCGAGACATCtgcctatctatctatatctatatctatctatatctatctatatctatatctatctatatctatctatatatctatatctatatatatatataggaaaTGGAGGCTCGCATCGATGCGTGTCTGTCTGTAGGGCGAATGTGCCATTTTGTTTTTGCTTATGTTTAGCTAATAATGATCTAGGGTGTATCTGCAGCTGGAAAAGGGGTACGAGAGCAAACGAGGCGTGGACTCTGTGGTGGGCTCTGTTTCCCAGGGCACACGGGGTGTGTGAATCGGCTGGCGTGGCACGACGAAggccgcctcctcgcctctgtgaGCGACGACCGGCAGTGCCTCATTTGGGATCTCCATTCGGAAAAGGCCTCACCTACGGCGACTATAAATACGGGTAAAGCTTCGGGAAAAGCCTCCCTTCCCTGCGCGTCCCTCCCCCGTTttccgttctcctctctcgccttctgctcttctcgttctgcgTGTCCCCTGTCCCCTAACATGTCACTCAGCGCCCCAGATTTCACGTGGCCACGCAGGGATTTCAGGGTCGAATTGCCGCTGTTGGTGTGCaggagcgcaggcgacgcaacGCGTCCGTTCCCAGACATGcgtgcctctctgcatgACTTTGCTCCTAACGCCTATATCAGGCACATCTAGCActtgtacatatatatatatatatatacgtatatacgtatatataatcatatacatatatatatatatatatatatttttacatatatgtgtgtatatccATAAAgtgcgtgtgtatgtgtatatagtGTATGCAAGCTCACCACTGTTTGACACGTTTGTGCAAACTGTTCGTTCAGTGCCCCGATAACGACCATTTTGTTGACaggtctccctctctttttcaccTGCACATATACCTGTGCATATACAGGATTATGGTTTTCacctttccctttttgtgttttttgctGTTGTAGGGCACTCTCTCAATGTCTTTGGCGTCGGGTTTCTCAGTGACACGCACGTGGCCACGGGAGCAATGGACCGTGAGGTTCGCTTGTGTTCGATCCGCGAAGGCAATGCAAAGTAGGACTGGCTTCCGATgtccctcgcgtcttcctttgttctttcgcttcgtcttGACGCTCTCGTTTTTGGTATCGCTCTGATCTGCACGGCGCTTCGTGcgttgtctccgtttcctcgtcgttGCTTTTCTCCTCCACCTCTCACCCTGGAAGCTCGTGTCCGCTCTCCACTTCTGCACTGCGGCCGTTGTCTTTACTGGCCTTcagtcctcctcttctctcatgCGCTGCGCCTTCGTGCTTGGCGCCTGGGGAAGGTCgtgcgctgcatgcagtggaaAGGCGGTCGACTCCGGCACcgtttgcgtgtgtgtgtccttgCGCTTTCGAGCAGCTTTGTCTGTCATTGCCACTCGGGCCGGGTGAAACACCTTGCCACGCTCCCACACTTCTCCCAGAATCTTTGGTGGACAGCGTCTGAGGACGGTGAGCAACGGCGGAGACCCGTGCCTCGGCCGTGGAGACTtgaggcgaaggcgacgaagggaagaaacgggcAGAGCGCAGGCAGACGGACTTTTGGGAAGACAAAGATGACAACGGGACAGCAAATGTTGAAACCAAAGACTCAGGACTGCTCCAGCAACATCGCGGAGAATCCGGGTCGACTTTTGTTTAGGGACGGCAAGGGGCGAAGGCTAGCGCGGCAGTGTCGCGGTGGGAGGACCAGGCAAGAGCACTGCgcgcgacagaagaggggACACGGTTTCTTTCTGCGATATGAGGTGATGGAAGGAATAGCCGATGTGGAGGGCCGAACCGAGGCTCCTCGAATATGAGGCTGGCCGAGAAGGCAGGCTGCGTCAGGAAACGATACGCGGATTCGGAAACCTGGACGCCGGAGAGCGACGTGGTCGCGGGGGCGGGCGCTGGGAAACCGGCGTAAGACAAGACAAGTGGAGTTTCTAATCAAGCGAGAGGCTTTCGCTGtgggtgtgcatgcacgtgacAGGCACCGTCCGGCAGTACGACAAACGCGAACTGCACTCGTGCGTCCCTGGCGGCGTCCACGCCCCAAATGTGAGTTGTCCGTGCGTGAGTCGATGGTTCCTTACTCTGCCTATCTCGGTTCTCTCGGCCGAGCGTCTTTCTCACGCACGCATGTCCGTTCGCACGTGTGGTTGACCATTCTCGCATTTCCGCGCCGATGCGCGTTTTCACCGTGCGGTgacgtctctgttctccttcGATGcctcgtgcatgcgttttcgtttcctccaaTGTCCAGGTTCTCATCAGTCTCCATCCTCGCGCACGCCCTCGGAGTGCAAGGCCAGCCGTCCGTATGACCTTTACCCCTCCTCGAGctcctgccttttcttcctctgcgtctgcctcggcttcctcgccttctctcgttctctcttttccagagacaagagagggagaagagcacgGCTCGCCCGCCGTCTCTGTTCGGTTGAGGCTGCCGGCGTCGAGGCCCCGCCGCGACCGTCAGGAtgctgcgtcgtcgcctccgtccgAGTCCGACAGTTCGGAGGGAGACCGACGGCgtgggagacgcagagagagcgacacggaTGCGCGTTGCCCGCGAGCGTCTTTCACagccagaggagagagacatcgAGGGGCTGACGATTGCCACAGAGAGTTGACCTTGCTGGATCGGCGAATGGATCTGCGCGACCCGCGATCGGTCCTCACGAAGGACAAACGGCTGTTGAGGGAAGCCTTCTACGAGATGCAGTTCGCCAGGAAAGGCGGCCCCCGCGGCGCACCTCAGGTGAGAAACGTTTTTCACATACGTGAAAGTTGGTCCGAGTCTTCTTCACGTGGCGTTTCTCTAAAACTTTTCAAAGTAGAGTTTTCTTTAAATTTTTTCTTGGAGCTACCTTGGCATCTATATGTGGATTTACCTTTACCATGTATATCCAGAAGTCTAAGATTCTGCTTTTCCCGGCAGTCACGCTCAACCTCACAGTCCACAGAGGGGTCGTCCGTCCTCCCTATGAAGGCGTTCGGACCCAGCAAGGGGTGGGGTGAGGCGCGGAAATTTTTGGAACCGCAGGGCGATTTAGGCCCTCAAAGCGAGCGATCGCTGAAGGCTGGCGATGGGTGCGATCCTTCCGTGTGTGGCAAGAATCGCGCAGACGCGCAGGATGCCGTAACGCGTCTGAGCGGTGCACGCAGAACGTCAAAATCCTGGCTGCGttgcgcggcgcggcgccgcctcaAGTGTCGGCCCTCTgcgcgaagaacgcgtgGTCGGGCGGGCGTGAGTTGCAGAGCGGTCCTTGTCCCCGTTTGCATCTTGCTCCGCGACTACGCGACTGTCTCTGCAAgctcgcctcggccttgTTTTTGCGcgcttcttttcgcttcAGGTGAAGGCCGTTGCCCTCAATCCGATGCAGCCTGAATACATTGCGATCGCCGCAAACGATCCGCTCCTTCGCGTGTACGACCGCCGCATGCTTTCGCTCAGCAGCGACGGCcaagggcgaggaagagcggcggcTGAGGACGAtcccgaggagagaagaagacgaggccaAGACGTGCGTCATGCGATGCCGTGCGAAGTGTATCTCCCTTCGACTCTGTGGGCAGTGCCTTTTGAGCATGACCCGCAGTGGGACAGGCGGTTCTCTAGGCTTCTCACGGTCACGCATCTGAGGTGAGAGGCCGCGCGGGGACAAcccgaaaacgaaaaagggggaccgggcgaaggcgaaacagagagactgTCAGGGGTCAGGGATAGGAAAGAAGGACACAGAAAcaaagcgaggaggaggcggatGCTGAActccttttccctgtttttaGCAGTCCTCAATCAAAGACCGTTATGAACGCTTGTTGCTCCCCACccagtggagagaaagctTAAGATAGGTAAACGAGGTGGACGGCAGAAAAGGGGTCTTCTTTTTGCGGATGTCTGTGCGGAATCCATGGATCgctgagaaaggaaagagacggggTTTGCACGAGGTCGACGGACACCGGGGGACGCGCCAAAGGCCCAAGGCAAATCGCGGATGCAGAAGACAAAACAGGGGGGTCGGAGAGGGCGGAGAACcacgaggcgaaagagcgtGATGGGGGAAAAGGGCAAGAATATACGAATGAAAAAAAGCCGGAGGAAGGCGTGTTTCGACTTCGTTTCTGgcccttcgcttcctgtgATCGTTGTCGCCGTCATGAATCCTTatctgtttttttcggcaATGCGCTCTTTTGTGTCCCGTCCcggctccgcctcttcgttgTCCTTTCTGGCCCTTTCCGTCCGCGAAAATGCCTCGCCCcggtgtctttcctcgccttccgcccgCGTCTGACGTTCCGTGCTGTTTTGCTGCGCTCTGCTCTGCTCCGCGTTGACAGCTGGTCCCCAGACGGCCGCCGCCTTGGAGCAACATACAGCGGAGAGCAGGTTTacgtttttcctttcctttcgtcGACGTCCACGCTGGCATCCCGTTCGACTCCGTCCTACGACTGGAGCCGggtcggcgcctccgcccccCGGAAAAGACGACGAGCAgcccgaggcggcgacggtCTGCCCGTggcttcctcgtcctcgacttcttcctcttcgttttcttccgtgtacccttcctcgttctccaccttttctgcctcttccttcccttccgtctctccacattcgccttcctcgtcttccgcgtccgccttttctgcgtcttccttctcgtcctttcctccatattctgcttctccctcgtgtgCGTTTGCGCCCGCCCCGATGCCTTTTTTCCACGGGCAGTGCGACTTCCACAGCGGAGCGCACGCTCCCGCGGAGACTTCCTGTCCGATGCCCAGACGCCTGCGACCTAGCGCGGGGCTCttctgcggagacacgccgAAGCACTTGGGTGTCTCCCATGCCGCGCGCACCCCCCGCACAGAGAGCGAGCCTCCGACCGAGCGACGcgggactgcatgcgctcgcgAAGAGCCAGGGAATGGGGCCTTCACACTCGGGCCCCggttccgcctctctgcaccAAGCGTCGCACGCATCAGCAAACACGAGGCGCGCCGCAAATGCCTGTACGCCGCCGCCGGCTTCTTGACTAGGGAAGAGCAGGAGCAAGTGCTGCCATCGTCGACGCCGGCTGAAGAGATCAAAGAGATGCAGGCCAGCGCCAATCAACTCTGTGAGGAAGGGGCGAGGGCCGCGCGCATGCGACGAGGGACACTCGCGGCACAGAACCGACCGCTTGAGTCACAGAACTCAAAACGCTTTCTTTGCGGTGCCATGGGAGCCTGCCTCTGTCCCGGCGCGCCATGCCCAATGTGATCCGTACCTCTCTCGATCGCTCTGTTCCAGGCGTCCGTATCAAAGCCCTCtctttgtatatatatatatatgtatatatcctTTCGGAGAGGTGGAAAGCAAGGCATGCCTAGCAAAGTGTGTTTACCGTTTCGATGGGTCTTTGTTGCCTTTCCGTCGCAGTGAGGAACGGCAAGTACACGCAGGCGATTGTGATTCTCACGCGCGCCCTGAACGAAGCGACTCAACCAGAGCTGCGGGTGCCGTTGCTCTGCAACCGCGCTCTGGGCTTCATCAAGAGAGCAGCCCGAGGCGACGGCCTGGCGGCGGAAATGGACGCCATCGAGGCTGCGTGCCTGGCGCCAGAGAATCCCAAAACGCACTACAGGTGATTCGTCTCCGAGTTttttgctcctctctccacgtgccGCCTTTTCCAGTTCCGAGAGGGGTTAGGTGCGCTCTGCCGTCGCCCGTATCTGGTCGCGGTATCCGTCCCGCTCGGCGGTTCTCCGAATGTCGCCGTCGCATCGCTTGCGCTTTGTGGCGTCTACCTCTGATTCTTGCTTCTGGTTTGTATGTGAGACCGTCGGCCGCatcgtgtctccttttcctcggtGCGCCGCGTTTGCGTTTGCTGTGTTGCGTGTGCTTACTTACCTTTggctcttttcctttttacACGCTATATTCgggctctctttctcctggtTTTTCTGCCTGCCGTGGAGACGCGGCCGACTGCATCGCCTTGCCTTCGGTCCTCGCGTGCCAGCACCGTTTTGCACCGTtggtttttttttttctctttagGCGAATCCAGGCGTTGCGGCTTTCCCTCCGGCCCATTGCCGCCTTTCGCGCGGCTCGGAATTCCCTTCAGAGATTTCCGCAAATCCCAGACTTTGCGCGGGTCATGAAGGAAATCAGCAAAGAGCTCTGGTCAGCGCGCCCACGCATGTCACACGCTCGGCTCTTCTCAAATGCTCACAGCGCCTTGGCGACGCGTCTGCAAGCGGttatctatctgtctatatatatatatatatatacatatatggataCATACATCCATCTCTCTAGATGTATAATATagtaatatatatatatatacacacatatatatcaaatatatatggtaatatatatgtatatatatgctagTCAATGTTTATTGTaatatatctacatatatttagaaatataaatatatatacatttgttTGCTTTTATGAGCAGGATGTATATGTCCTGATATGCGTGGATGCATGTATATGGGGATAGAAAGCTGTCAGATGACCGGCAGCGAGGCATCGGTGCCGAGTGGTGAGGAATCCGGGAAAGGAAGCTCGTGTGTGGTCTCGGGAGAGTCTTTCAGAACGCGTCGGCGTGTTTCGAGTTGCCTCTGCGGTGTGAGAAGCTCTGTGTGCGAGCGTAGGCAGCGGAGTGTTCTGCGTGTCTGCATGGGATTCTGGGCAGCGCGATGACGCGCCGCTCCGTAGGTGAACAACCCCGTCAGTcgcgagacgggaagcgGTGCCTAGACAGCTGGGACCGGtcgcagaggcgccgcggcggTTTCCATGCGTGCGCGTCCACAGAAATTGGTGTGTTTGCTTTCATTATTTTCATCTGCATCTCGGGGTTTTGTGGTTTTGGTCCGCCtcagccgcagccgccgagtCTCGCAGCTCTACGGTTCATGTATTCGGCCATTTCCAgggctgctgtctccttcgccgctAAACAGCCCGCGGTATTTCCGTCCGCCTTctgagagacgagacgcgcaggGACAAGGAGCGCAAGGCGAGCGGGGCGCGAGTGCAGAACCCGGAGAAGAGCAGCCGGGACACCAACGCGAGGGCGAATTGTTTTtcagcagagacgcaggacgaAGGAACGACGAGCTCCAGGCAGAGCCAAAGGCCGTTTCTGATACACCTGCGGGAGACAGTAGCGCCTCAGcttcctccgttttttttccgccctctttttcctcgtcttcgtctgcgtcttcgcatGCCTCGGTGGCGGCTCTCGCCAGCAAAGTGCGCGGGACGTGCGAAGCAGGCCGGATGGCTGCAGTCTCTGACTGGTTGCGTGGCCGTGGTGCtggagagcgacagggaggagaggaaggttCCAGAGGATGCTGGggtccagagagagacaagagcgaggagcggcATGCAGCGAGAGATGTTCTCAGTCAGCACTGTAAACCGAGCGCGTCCCCGGGTTGTTCCCTTGGTGGAGACGCACACGGAGATGGCACCGAtgccgggagagaaggcgagcgggaGGCGAGAATCACCGGGATCAAGGACGACAAATCACTTCTCCAAACAGGCGACCGAGAATGTCGGGAAACGAACCACGGAGACAGCGTATCCCAGGCGCAGCCGCCCAGCCACACACTCGATTCGacatcctcttcctcttcgacgtcttcctcttcgacgtcttcctcgtctctttgcTCGTCTGGTTCTGCTGTCTCTACCTCTGGGGCTGCTGCGtcctctgctgcgtcgccttcgcgaagcgagaagagagagatgcggaTGAAGCAGTGTGAAAAGGATATGGCGAATTTGATGTCGATGGCGTTTGCGTATCTGGAGCACTCCGAGGAGGCCACCCAGCCGCTGTGGGTCCATCCGGCCGTGGGATTCTCGTATCGCTGTCGGATTCCTGGCTGGCAAGGctggccttctctgtctctgctgagAAGGTTGATGCGCAGCAAGTGCCGCGCTCGGCTcatggcgaggaaggagcgcCCGAAGCTTATCgaggaaggtgaagagagtgaagaccAGGAGGGCGGACGCGGAGAGTGTGGGAAGAGCAGGCGAGGCTGGGACGCAGGCAGGAGAGCTCgcgacggaggagaggcaCACGAAGCGCAAccgaaaggcgaggaggagggcGGCCACGACCACGGTCTTTGCAGAAACAGGCGTGGACGACACAAACGGCACGCCTCGCGCAGCTCGCCTCAGaactcgcctctctcggctgcctccAGATGTGGAGCCCCCACGCGTCGGGCGGTAGCTGCAGAGCTAGAAACTCACAGACAATGCGACTCCGACAGAGACATCAAACGCGAAAGTGGGGCGAGCGCACGCCGAACCTCAAAACGCCTACGGCGTGGTCCTTCTGGTGATTCCACTTCCTCCTCAGCTTCGTCTGGGG from Neospora caninum Liverpool complete genome, chromosome VIIb includes:
- a CDS encoding Os06g0724500 protein, related; its protein translation is MEKNLFSLSRDARRHQTPGGVAHGAHSEAFLSRLTDRRKLEGHTGCVNRLAWHDEGRLLASVSDDRQCLIWDLHSEKASPTATINTGHSLNVFGVGFLSDTHVATGAMDREVRLCSIREGNANFVCHCHSGRVKHLATLPHFSQNLWWTASEDGTVRQYDKRELHSCVPGGVHAPNVLISLHPRARPRSARPAVRMTFTPPRAPAFSSSASASASSPSLVLSFPETREGEEHGSPAVSVRLRLPASRPRRDRQDAASSPPSESDSSEGDRRRGRRRESDTDARCPRASFTARGERHRGADDCHRELTLLDRRMDLRDPRSVLTKDKRLLREAFYEMQFARKGGPRGAPQVKAVALNPMQPEYIAIAANDPLLRVYDRRMLSLSSDGQGRGRAAAEDDPEERRRRGQDVRHAMPCEVYLPSTLWAVPFEHDPQWDRRFSRLLTVTHLSWSPDGRRLGATYSGEQVYVFPFLSSTSTLASRSTPSYDWSRCDFHSGAHAPAETSCPMPRRLRPSAGLFCGDTPKHLGVSHAARTPRTESEPPTERRGTACAREEPGNGAFTLGPRFRLSAPSVARISKHEARRKCLYAAAGFLTREEQEQVLPSSTPAEEIKEMQASANQLLRNGKYTQAIVILTRALNEATQPELRVPLLCNRALGFIKRAARGDGLAAEMDAIEAACLAPENPKTHYRRIQALRLSLRPIAAFRAARNSLQRFPQIPDFARVMKEISKELCRSRRVSQLYGSCIRPFPGLLSPSPLNSPRYFRPPSERRDAQGQGAQGERGASAEPGEEQPGHQREGELFFSRDAGRRNDELQAEPKAVSDTPAGDSSASASSVFFPPSFSSSSSASSHASVAALASKVRGTCEAGRMAAVSDWLRGRGAGERQGGEEGSRGCWGPERDKSEERHAARDVLSQHCKPSASPGCSLGGDAHGDGTDAGREGEREARITGIKDDKSLLQTGDRECRETNHGDSVSQAQPPSHTLDSTSSSSSTSSSSTSSSSLCSSGSAVSTSGAAASSAASPSRSEKREMRMKQCEKDMANLMSMAFAYLEHSEEATQPLWVHPAVGFSYRCRIPGWQGWPSLSLLRRLMRSKCRARLMARKERPKLIEEGEESEDQEGGRGECGKSRRGWDAGRRARDGGEAHEAQPKGEEEGGHDHGLCRNRRGRHKRHASRSSPQNSPLSAASRCGAPTRRAVAAELETHRQCDSDRDIKRESGASARRTSKRLRRGPSGDSTSSSASSGDAPGRTAASRANAGDVKPEKRAPPRDTSRPDALGLARRASFSPLASLDEEASFESSSDSDGFALENYNSDVALDEYCHLCSGGEDAHSGPDEGSNSDASGGLPRGAQRSTEQHRAEPGGRHAETSGSESAAEPRAGAGDLSRGGGEETPETPPGEARTETPPGEEQTETLPGEARTETPPGEEQTETLPGEAPRDTRPGCAPGGGGAAGADPEWGPRGGRSVVESEDTGEAARGEDDGGRGSEGDARGERTGVSGSEDPGDSQDSDEDDLEEFRSSSSDDSWPSASDEEASGEPRRGYFWDDSDDDVWADIDSMHAVGAAPGPWRSRFRTAREAEQQLLDANWMPTPHVGRFVGHCNAATDIKEVAFWGNDHVLAGSDDASVLAWRMYDGEVVNILRGHESHVNCVAVHPHGACIATSGIDDFIKIWTPEGGAPFLLDEAAEKILRGNQDLMDEENASARSLFTFRPGILRHLFAAMDRPGEGDREPTCNIQ